The proteins below come from a single Gimesia alba genomic window:
- a CDS encoding chloride channel protein, translating to MTYFKTFGQFLTSFDLKTNSKWFVLSVLIGVVAGLGAIVFDVLTQVVQHNTLVSIAGFDHPQTVGEHSIYEDSDKVTHVSPWLMLVVVTAGGLASGLIVYNFAPEAEGHGTDAAIDAFHNKRGIIQPRVPIIKTIASALTLGTGGSGGREGPIAQIGAGFGSWVAGLLKLSARDRRIMLAAGVGAGIGGIFRAPLAGALFAAEILYSNADFESDVIVPAAMSSIIAYSVYCLSLPQHLRFMPLFGDSLHHTVDSHGELIPYTILSIVLSLAAIFYVKTFYGTNRIFKSLPVKPMFRPAIGALLTGLVGIGMYFLFEKDIRALSVMSTGYGVLQDALTSAAGLSIPLLLTIAFVKVFTTSFTIASGGSGGVFGPSMVIGGCVGTATGRILQQLWPELVTQPEAYGLVGMAGFFAGAAHAPISTIIMVSEITGNYSLLLPTMLASTLCFVLCQKVHLYQKQYPSRLESPAHRGDFLVDVLEGSRVSDVFDPERKIQLIHESKSLDEIVHSLAGTQQHYFPVVDDTERIIGIFSEDDVRAYLYDETIWKLAVARDIMQSDFVKVSPDDDLNTVMQRFTSINVEVLPVVDEQDPGILLGMLNRKETIGYYNQQLMKCKRAGEECDE from the coding sequence ATGACTTACTTTAAAACATTTGGTCAATTTCTGACATCATTCGATCTGAAAACGAATAGTAAATGGTTTGTGCTTTCCGTTTTGATTGGCGTCGTTGCTGGCTTGGGCGCCATTGTGTTTGATGTGTTAACTCAAGTCGTCCAGCATAATACACTGGTTTCGATCGCTGGTTTTGATCACCCGCAAACGGTAGGTGAGCATTCCATTTATGAAGATTCAGACAAGGTAACTCACGTTTCACCTTGGTTGATGTTAGTCGTGGTTACAGCTGGCGGGCTGGCTTCAGGCTTGATTGTCTATAATTTCGCGCCCGAAGCAGAAGGTCATGGGACCGATGCAGCTATTGACGCATTTCATAACAAGCGTGGCATTATTCAGCCGCGCGTGCCCATTATTAAAACCATTGCATCTGCCCTGACTTTAGGAACTGGAGGTTCCGGTGGACGTGAAGGTCCGATTGCGCAGATTGGTGCTGGCTTTGGATCCTGGGTAGCAGGTTTATTAAAGCTTTCGGCCCGTGATCGAAGAATCATGCTTGCTGCAGGAGTGGGGGCTGGAATTGGTGGGATTTTTCGTGCCCCGCTGGCGGGCGCTTTATTTGCCGCAGAGATTCTCTACAGCAATGCTGATTTTGAATCGGATGTCATTGTCCCGGCGGCGATGTCTTCGATCATCGCTTACTCTGTTTATTGTCTTTCGCTTCCTCAACATCTGCGATTTATGCCACTGTTTGGAGACAGTTTGCATCACACGGTCGATTCGCATGGGGAATTGATTCCCTATACGATTTTATCAATCGTTCTGAGTTTGGCTGCCATCTTTTATGTGAAGACCTTTTACGGGACCAATCGCATCTTTAAATCATTGCCGGTCAAGCCGATGTTCCGACCTGCGATTGGTGCCTTGCTGACGGGGCTAGTGGGAATTGGCATGTATTTTCTTTTTGAAAAAGATATACGTGCATTATCAGTCATGTCAACCGGCTATGGAGTTCTACAGGATGCGTTGACTTCGGCGGCTGGTCTCAGTATCCCACTACTCCTTACGATTGCATTTGTCAAAGTATTTACGACCTCGTTTACGATTGCTTCTGGTGGTTCTGGTGGTGTGTTTGGCCCATCAATGGTGATTGGCGGCTGTGTTGGTACTGCGACAGGGCGAATTTTACAGCAGCTTTGGCCTGAACTTGTCACTCAGCCGGAGGCATATGGGCTGGTGGGGATGGCTGGCTTTTTTGCCGGAGCCGCACACGCGCCGATTTCGACTATTATTATGGTTTCAGAAATTACCGGGAATTACTCGTTGTTACTGCCAACCATGCTGGCCTCAACGCTCTGTTTTGTGCTGTGTCAAAAAGTGCACCTGTATCAGAAACAGTATCCCAGCCGCCTCGAATCTCCTGCGCATCGTGGAGATTTTCTGGTTGATGTGCTTGAGGGTAGTCGGGTTTCTGACGTGTTTGATCCGGAGAGAAAAATTCAACTGATCCATGAATCGAAATCATTGGATGAAATCGTGCATTCGCTGGCAGGAACTCAGCAGCATTACTTCCCTGTTGTAGATGATACTGAAAGAATTATCGGCATCTTTTCGGAAGATGATGTTCGCGCTTACCTGTATGATGAGACCATCTGGAAGCTGGCCGTGGCGCGTGATATTATGCAGTCTGATTTTGTCAAAGTCAGTCCGGATGACGATTTGAATACAGTGATGCAGCGTTTTACTTCAATCAACGTTGAGGTGTTACCCGTCGTCGATGAGCAAGATCCAGGAATTCTACTGGGGATGCTGAACCGTAAGGAAACAATCGGTTACTATAATCAGCAGTTAATGAAGTGTAAGCGCGCCGGTGAAGAATGTGATGAATAA